Proteins from a single region of Croceicoccus marinus:
- a CDS encoding sugar phosphate isomerase/epimerase family protein: MRTIKGPAIFLAQFAGDEAPFNSLDAICEWVSGLGYKGVQIPSWDARLFDLDTAAGSQDYCDEIKGKAASHGLEITELSTHLQGQLVAVHPAYDAAFDGFAAEHVRGNPRARQEWAVDQVKKAASASRRLGLDRHATFSGALAWPYVYPWPQRPAGLVEDAFEELARRWRPILDHFDEQGVDAAYEIHPGEDLHDGVTFEMFLDRVGNHPRANILYDPSHFVLQQLDYLDFIDIYRDRIRCFHVKDAEFNPTGRQGVYGGYQSWVDRAGRFRSLGDGQVDFGGIFSKMAANDFDGWAVLEWECALKHPEAGAAEGAPFIRDHIIRVTEHAFDDFAAGGADRDLNKRIMGID; the protein is encoded by the coding sequence ATGCGCACCATCAAGGGACCCGCGATTTTCCTCGCCCAGTTCGCGGGCGACGAAGCGCCGTTCAACTCGCTGGACGCGATCTGCGAATGGGTGTCCGGCCTTGGCTACAAGGGGGTCCAGATCCCCAGCTGGGATGCCCGGCTGTTCGATCTGGACACAGCGGCAGGCAGCCAGGACTATTGCGACGAGATCAAGGGCAAGGCCGCGTCCCACGGGCTGGAGATCACCGAGCTTTCGACGCATCTTCAGGGTCAGCTGGTCGCGGTGCACCCGGCCTATGACGCCGCGTTCGACGGTTTCGCGGCCGAGCATGTGCGCGGCAATCCCAGGGCGCGGCAGGAATGGGCGGTCGACCAGGTGAAGAAGGCCGCGAGCGCCAGCCGCCGCCTCGGCCTCGACCGGCATGCCACGTTCTCCGGCGCGCTGGCATGGCCCTATGTCTATCCCTGGCCGCAGCGTCCCGCCGGCCTCGTCGAGGACGCGTTCGAGGAACTTGCCCGCCGCTGGCGTCCGATCCTCGACCATTTCGACGAGCAGGGCGTGGATGCCGCCTATGAAATCCACCCCGGCGAGGACCTGCATGACGGGGTCACGTTCGAGATGTTCCTGGACCGCGTCGGCAATCACCCGCGTGCCAACATCCTGTACGACCCCAGCCATTTCGTGCTGCAGCAGCTCGACTACCTGGATTTCATCGACATTTATCGCGACCGGATCCGCTGCTTCCACGTCAAGGACGCCGAGTTCAATCCCACCGGCAGGCAGGGCGTCTATGGCGGGTACCAAAGCTGGGTCGACCGCGCGGGCCGCTTCCGTTCGCTGGGGGACGGGCAGGTCGATTTCGGCGGCATCTTTTCCAAGATGGCGGCCAATGACTTCGACGGCTGGGCCGTGCTGGAATGGGAATGCGCGCTCAAGCATCCCGAGGCGGGCGCCGCCGAGGGGGCCCCGTTCATCCGCGATCACATCATCCGTGTTACGGAGCATGCGTTCGACGATTTCGCCGCGGGCGGCGCGGACCGGGACCTGAACAAGAGGATCATGGGAATTGACTGA
- a CDS encoding Gfo/Idh/MocA family protein gives MGMIGGGPGAFIGPVHRIAAELDREIELVAGAFSSDAGRSRAAAEAYRIDPERGYPDVAAMLEAERARPDGIDFVSVVTPNHNHLASAKAALAAGVPVISDKPMTATLDEARELAAVLGRTPVPYALTFTYTGYPLVREMRERIAAGALGTIRKVVVEYPQGWLAGEAEGKQAEWRVDPARAGAGGCIGDIGVHAFNLAEFVTGLAVTEVLPDLAAVVPGRALDDDCTVLLRFQGGARGVLLASQIEVGELNGLRIRVYGETGGMIWRQESPNAFTWHRLDGTTELVRAGDASLGENATALTRIPGGHPEGYLEAFANLYRDFATVLRGGRAPMLPGLTEGLRSMVFIDTCVRASAEGACWTELTL, from the coding sequence ATGGGCATGATCGGCGGCGGGCCCGGTGCCTTCATCGGACCGGTGCACCGGATCGCGGCCGAACTCGACCGGGAAATCGAACTGGTCGCGGGTGCCTTCTCGTCCGATGCCGGGCGCAGCAGGGCGGCGGCGGAAGCGTACCGGATCGACCCGGAGCGCGGCTATCCCGATGTGGCCGCGATGCTGGAGGCCGAAAGGGCGCGGCCCGACGGGATCGACTTCGTCTCGGTCGTCACGCCCAATCACAACCATCTCGCCTCGGCAAAGGCCGCGCTGGCCGCGGGCGTGCCCGTCATCAGCGACAAGCCGATGACCGCCACGCTGGACGAGGCGCGCGAGCTGGCGGCCGTGCTGGGCCGCACGCCCGTGCCCTATGCGCTGACCTTCACCTACACCGGCTATCCGCTGGTGCGCGAGATGCGCGAACGGATCGCCGCCGGGGCGCTGGGCACCATCCGCAAGGTGGTGGTGGAATATCCGCAGGGCTGGCTTGCGGGCGAGGCCGAGGGCAAGCAGGCCGAATGGCGGGTCGATCCGGCCCGCGCTGGCGCGGGCGGCTGCATCGGCGATATCGGCGTGCATGCGTTCAACCTGGCCGAATTCGTGACCGGCCTTGCCGTGACCGAGGTGCTGCCCGACCTGGCCGCCGTGGTGCCGGGCCGCGCGCTCGACGACGACTGCACCGTCCTGCTGCGCTTTCAGGGCGGCGCGCGCGGCGTGCTGCTGGCCAGCCAGATCGAGGTGGGCGAGCTCAACGGCCTGCGGATCCGCGTCTATGGCGAAACCGGCGGCATGATCTGGCGGCAGGAAAGCCCCAATGCCTTCACCTGGCACAGACTGGACGGCACGACCGAGCTGGTCCGCGCGGGCGACGCGTCGCTGGGCGAGAACGCGACCGCGCTTACGCGCATCCCCGGCGGCCATCCCGAGGGCTATCTGGAAGCGTTCGCCAATCTCTATCGCGATTTCGCGACCGTCCTTCGCGGGGGCAGGGCGCCCATGCTGCCCGGCCTGACCGAGGGACTACGTTCGATGGTCTTCATCGACACCTGCGTCCGCGCCAGCGCCGAGGGCGCTTGCTGGACCGAACTGACACTCTGA
- a CDS encoding gluconate 2-dehydrogenase subunit 3 family protein produces MTDANRASGWDRRSFLGGAALLALVIGVPVAGVALSDLDDDDAPTERQRVMMKQVSQLVLPATGTPGAGDVGVGDFVILALAHGLDGTRDPAGSSEMPWAFPEYRRRDGSLRYVGWLEHTLDLAANGDYLRRPDDEKHRVLAALDAEAFAEGNDTHPWRKLKGLILTGYYTSRVGGSEELRFELVPGRFDPVVPMGPDTRAWSSDWTAVEFG; encoded by the coding sequence TTGACTGACGCAAACCGGGCAAGCGGCTGGGATCGTCGCAGCTTTCTTGGCGGAGCGGCCCTGCTGGCGCTGGTGATCGGGGTTCCCGTCGCCGGCGTGGCCCTGTCCGACCTGGACGATGACGATGCGCCTACCGAACGGCAGCGCGTGATGATGAAGCAGGTCAGCCAGCTGGTGCTGCCCGCGACTGGCACCCCCGGCGCGGGCGATGTCGGCGTGGGTGATTTCGTCATCCTGGCGCTGGCGCACGGGCTGGACGGCACGCGCGACCCGGCCGGTTCGTCCGAAATGCCCTGGGCCTTCCCCGAATATCGCCGCCGCGACGGCAGCCTGCGCTATGTCGGCTGGCTGGAACACACATTGGACCTGGCGGCGAACGGCGATTATCTGCGCCGCCCGGATGACGAAAAGCACCGCGTGCTGGCCGCATTGGACGCCGAGGCTTTCGCCGAGGGCAACGACACCCATCCCTGGCGCAAGCTAAAGGGCCTGATCCTGACGGGCTATTACACCTCGCGCGTGGGCGGGTCCGAGGAATTGCGTTTCGAACTGGTGCCGGGGCGTTTCGATCCGGTGGTGCCGATGGGCCCGGATACGCGTGCCTGGTCCAGCGACTGGACCGCGGTGGAGTTCGGCTGA
- a CDS encoding beta-glucosidase: MTELKLEDAAALTAGAAMWSSVAVPAAGIASFTMSDGPMGIASGKVDERDIARLSPCATLLGASWDEVLVRRIGALVGQEAVERGVDAVLAPNINLARSPLAGRAFEYFSEDPLLTGILGACWIRGLQSTGTASVAKHLVCNDSETARDTVDVQVDERTLREIYLLPFEFAADAGCAGMLAAYNRVNGDYCAEQHHILTKVVKGDWNYRGAIMSDWFGTHSTAPTLNAGLDLEMPGPFRFLGPKSADAVEKGEVPASRVAEAAERVARLASDATGEKTRPYDDGQARALLAEAAAAGFVLLKNEGDILPLDPQKAGRIAIIGPNAAAPCFQGGTFAKISVRPDLSTPEQSVRARYQAASEIVFAPGVDPAPRLPFMEVSPAKDIGDGAASGMTLEYFPSPDCSGEPQTRETRDTNSLVWFTGMHDQVDFAKGGSIRASGTYRAKKDGEHRFHLGATGKARMFVDGQQIVSTTETPPGDTMGVLKSGDSESAPIVLGAGQSVEVTVEFPFEAARVHGLWYGIREPGSVEDMLREAEEAAAGADAVLLFVGETSDSSVESKDRPDTLLPAQQLTLIDRICAANPRTVVIANVGHAYDAAWEDKAAAHLAVWYPGEGFADAIAAVLAGDSEPGGRMPVSIAREEGDYPAFGLKPDGDGKLFYREGTRIGYRGIAAAGKRARHTLGAGQGYTRFEWDDARVEEDGVSVVVRNIGTRTGSDVVQLYRDTPETALVGFAKVTLEPGASQRVRIALTARRFASWGDKGWESLGDAITVRVARNAEDAGIPLTLNPATLPQGM, from the coding sequence ATGACAGAACTGAAACTGGAAGATGCCGCCGCGCTCACCGCGGGCGCGGCGATGTGGTCGAGTGTTGCGGTGCCCGCTGCGGGCATCGCGTCCTTCACGATGAGCGATGGCCCGATGGGCATCGCCAGCGGCAAGGTGGACGAGCGCGACATCGCCCGCCTCAGCCCCTGCGCCACCCTGCTGGGTGCCAGCTGGGACGAGGTTCTGGTGCGCCGCATCGGCGCGCTGGTCGGGCAGGAAGCGGTCGAGCGCGGCGTCGATGCGGTGCTTGCGCCCAACATCAACCTTGCCCGCAGCCCGTTGGCGGGTCGCGCGTTCGAGTATTTCTCGGAAGATCCGCTGCTGACCGGGATCCTGGGCGCATGCTGGATCCGCGGCCTGCAATCGACCGGCACCGCGTCGGTGGCCAAGCACCTTGTCTGCAACGACAGCGAGACGGCGCGCGACACAGTCGACGTGCAGGTCGACGAGCGGACCTTGCGCGAGATCTATCTGCTGCCCTTCGAATTCGCCGCCGATGCAGGCTGCGCGGGGATGCTGGCGGCCTATAACCGGGTGAACGGCGATTACTGCGCCGAACAGCACCACATATTGACCAAAGTGGTCAAAGGCGACTGGAATTACCGCGGCGCGATCATGTCGGACTGGTTCGGAACGCATTCGACCGCTCCGACGCTGAATGCCGGGCTGGACCTAGAAATGCCGGGCCCGTTCCGCTTCCTGGGCCCCAAGTCCGCCGACGCGGTCGAAAAGGGCGAAGTGCCCGCCAGCCGCGTCGCCGAAGCAGCCGAGCGGGTCGCGCGCCTCGCCTCCGATGCGACCGGCGAGAAGACACGCCCCTATGACGACGGGCAGGCACGCGCCCTGCTGGCCGAAGCAGCGGCGGCGGGCTTCGTGCTGCTGAAGAACGAGGGCGATATACTGCCGCTCGATCCGCAGAAGGCGGGCAGGATCGCGATCATCGGCCCCAATGCCGCCGCGCCCTGCTTCCAGGGCGGGACCTTTGCCAAGATCTCGGTCAGGCCCGATCTGTCGACCCCGGAACAGAGCGTGCGTGCCCGCTATCAGGCAGCCAGCGAGATCGTGTTCGCCCCCGGCGTCGATCCCGCGCCGCGCCTGCCGTTCATGGAGGTGTCCCCGGCAAAGGACATCGGCGACGGCGCGGCCAGCGGCATGACGCTGGAATATTTCCCGTCGCCCGATTGTTCGGGCGAGCCGCAGACGCGCGAGACCCGCGACACCAACTCGCTAGTCTGGTTCACAGGCATGCACGACCAGGTCGATTTCGCGAAAGGCGGATCGATCCGCGCATCGGGCACCTATCGCGCGAAGAAGGACGGCGAGCATCGCTTTCACCTGGGCGCGACCGGCAAGGCGCGCATGTTCGTCGACGGGCAGCAGATCGTCTCCACCACCGAAACGCCGCCCGGCGACACGATGGGCGTGCTGAAATCGGGCGATAGCGAAAGCGCCCCGATCGTGCTGGGCGCGGGGCAATCGGTCGAGGTCACCGTCGAATTCCCGTTCGAGGCGGCCCGCGTCCACGGCCTTTGGTACGGCATCCGCGAACCGGGCAGCGTCGAGGACATGCTGCGAGAGGCCGAGGAAGCGGCCGCGGGCGCCGATGCGGTGCTGCTGTTCGTGGGCGAGACATCGGACAGTTCGGTCGAGAGCAAGGACCGGCCCGATACTCTGCTGCCCGCGCAGCAGCTGACGCTGATCGACCGGATCTGCGCCGCCAATCCGCGCACGGTGGTGATCGCCAATGTCGGCCACGCCTATGACGCGGCGTGGGAAGACAAGGCCGCGGCCCATCTGGCGGTATGGTATCCCGGCGAGGGGTTTGCCGATGCCATCGCCGCCGTGCTGGCGGGCGACAGCGAGCCCGGCGGGCGCATGCCCGTTTCCATCGCGCGCGAGGAAGGCGATTACCCCGCCTTCGGCCTCAAGCCCGATGGCGACGGCAAGCTGTTCTATCGCGAGGGCACGCGGATTGGCTATCGCGGGATCGCGGCGGCGGGCAAGCGCGCACGGCACACGCTGGGCGCGGGGCAGGGCTATACGCGCTTCGAATGGGACGACGCCCGGGTCGAGGAGGACGGCGTATCGGTCGTAGTCCGCAACATCGGTACGCGCACCGGCAGCGATGTCGTGCAGCTTTATCGCGACACGCCCGAAACCGCGCTGGTCGGTTTCGCCAAGGTAACGCTGGAACCCGGCGCGTCGCAGCGGGTCAGGATCGCCCTGACCGCCCGCCGCTTCGCCAGCTGGGGCGACAAGGGCTGGGAAAGCCTCGGCGATGCGATCACCGTGCGGGTCGCGCGCAATGCCGAGGATGCGGGGATCCCGCTGACGCTGAACCCGGCCACGCTTCCACAGGGGATGTGA